The following are from one region of the Phycisphaerales bacterium genome:
- a CDS encoding FliM/FliN family flagellar motor C-terminal domain-containing protein, whose protein sequence is MARDVKTILSLEVPVVVVLAERTMSVGEVLGLRPGTILEVDKTAEDDLSLRVNNREVGSGVAVKVGENFGLRIESIGSQEKRVEAMGG, encoded by the coding sequence ATGGCGCGTGACGTGAAGACCATCCTGAGCCTCGAGGTGCCCGTGGTGGTCGTGCTGGCCGAGCGGACGATGTCCGTGGGAGAGGTGCTGGGCCTGCGGCCGGGCACGATCCTGGAGGTGGACAAGACCGCCGAGGACGACCTTTCGCTGCGTGTCAACAACCGCGAGGTGGGCTCGGGCGTGGCTGTGAAGGTGGGCGAAAACTTCGGCCTGCGGATCGAATCGATCGGCAGCCAGGAGAAGCGGGTGGAGGCGATGGGGGGCT